In Candidatus Neomarinimicrobiota bacterium, the following are encoded in one genomic region:
- a CDS encoding T9SS type A sorting domain-containing protein, translated as TVTDASQYSFLAWDAWKDDGVVVYLNGTEVLRGNMPTGTISYDSYAVGSEHSHVTLETDASLLVDGENVVAVSLHNKDSDVTGDRSLDLHLVGKRVVLSVDSDPGGLTPQAYRLFQNYPNPFNPATTIRYSISRGGYVNLSLYDLTGRLVNTLVSEQRTPGEHAVRWNGINASGRAVSSGIYLYRLEVNGVVLTRRMVFIK; from the coding sequence CACGGTGACCGATGCATCCCAGTACAGTTTCCTCGCCTGGGATGCGTGGAAGGATGACGGGGTCGTGGTCTACTTGAATGGGACCGAGGTTCTGAGGGGCAACATGCCTACCGGCACGATTAGCTATGACTCGTATGCCGTGGGCAGCGAACACTCTCATGTAACCCTGGAGACCGATGCGAGCCTGCTGGTGGACGGGGAAAACGTCGTCGCGGTCTCTCTGCACAACAAGGACTCAGACGTCACCGGCGACCGAAGCCTGGATCTACACCTGGTTGGAAAGCGAGTTGTGTTGTCTGTGGATTCCGATCCGGGTGGGCTAACGCCCCAGGCCTATCGCCTCTTCCAGAACTATCCGAATCCCTTCAATCCAGCGACCACTATTCGTTACTCTATCAGCAGGGGAGGCTATGTAAATCTGTCGCTCTATGACCTGACCGGACGCTTGGTAAATACGCTTGTCTCTGAACAACGCACCCCTGGAGAGCACGCTGTCCGGTGGAATGGAATCAACGCCAGTGGTAGAGCCGTCAGTAGTGGTATTTACCTGTACAGGCTGGAGGTAAACGGCGTTGTCCTTACGCGGCGCATGGTCTTCATCAAATAA